One segment of Syntrophorhabdaceae bacterium DNA contains the following:
- a CDS encoding right-handed parallel beta-helix repeat-containing protein produces the protein MVIVLINVSKALPQGPDQELEPIRKFYVATDGDDRFSGTHSIPDPSGTDGPFATLQKARDTVRALRAKGSGDAFSIIVRGGRYELSETLVLGPEDSGTESHPLVYRAFDNEKPVLTGAKRVNNFEPYKGKILQVRLGQSTGKVRSVRELFADGKRQILARYPNYDPRDPIGGGFLYVASPDGNESKRKFRYRGGDLREWANLRNAEVFIYPGYNWGGGVQTILSIDKNRRVITLANDVPNEIKMGNRYYFQNVFEELDSPGEWYFDKEREILYYWPPDNVDLAKITVPTVKSILEIRGKRLGERYYGTPADIRFEGFTFEGCEGSAVVVTGARRITIARSTIHNAGGNGVEIHDGFENLAFGNDIYDIGGSGITISGGDQNTLTPGNNRAEDNYIFHVGVLLKDSSGVYCQGVGNVVSHNLIHSTPRVGIWFDGNDHQIEYNHVYQVNQETQDSGIIYGSQIDWTKRGSVIRFNYLHDSGGYGRSRPEDPWQRPFETYGIYLDDWTSGTSVYGNIVANTTTGGILIHGGRDNVVQNNVIIDGGSLGQMVYSAWPPDHPVAQKLLPAMFTKVRETRYKKYPELSTITDIATGAKMSGNTFVRNIVYYKGQRSVLYGIYNGIDLDTTKSDYNVIYHAGLPLHVFLIRSTTQIPSDDWSAWRDRGLDTNSKIANPLFADPDKNDFSLLPESPALKMGFKPIPIGEIGPYNNTLRATWPVN, from the coding sequence TTGGTAATTGTTTTAATTAACGTCAGCAAGGCTCTACCACAGGGACCAGATCAAGAACTAGAGCCAATCAGAAAATTTTATGTCGCAACCGACGGAGATGATCGATTTAGTGGTACCCATTCGATACCTGATCCGTCTGGTACGGATGGACCATTTGCCACGCTTCAGAAAGCGCGTGATACTGTTAGGGCTTTAAGAGCAAAAGGGTCGGGAGATGCCTTCTCTATAATAGTGCGTGGCGGAAGATATGAACTGAGTGAAACACTTGTGCTCGGCCCGGAGGATTCAGGAACGGAATCCCATCCTTTAGTGTATAGGGCGTTCGACAACGAAAAACCCGTACTTACTGGCGCGAAGAGAGTTAATAATTTCGAACCGTACAAGGGTAAAATTCTTCAGGTGAGATTGGGTCAATCTACGGGCAAGGTTCGTTCTGTTCGGGAGCTATTCGCGGACGGAAAACGGCAGATACTTGCTCGCTATCCCAACTATGATCCACGAGATCCCATAGGCGGAGGTTTTTTGTATGTAGCAAGTCCTGATGGAAACGAGAGCAAACGAAAGTTCAGGTACCGAGGTGGAGACCTGCGCGAGTGGGCAAACCTGCGAAATGCCGAAGTATTTATCTATCCGGGCTATAATTGGGGAGGTGGGGTTCAGACTATTCTTTCCATTGACAAGAACAGGCGGGTGATAACCCTCGCTAATGACGTTCCTAACGAGATCAAGATGGGCAATCGATACTACTTTCAGAATGTATTCGAGGAACTAGATTCTCCCGGGGAATGGTATTTTGATAAAGAGAGAGAAATCCTCTACTATTGGCCGCCGGATAATGTGGATCTGGCAAAGATTACTGTTCCAACCGTTAAATCCATCTTGGAAATTAGAGGCAAAAGATTGGGGGAAAGGTACTACGGTACTCCCGCTGATATTAGGTTTGAGGGTTTTACATTCGAGGGTTGCGAAGGTAGCGCTGTCGTTGTCACGGGGGCAAGACGGATAACAATAGCGCGGAGCACCATACACAATGCCGGAGGAAACGGGGTTGAGATTCATGATGGTTTTGAGAATTTGGCTTTCGGAAATGATATTTATGACATTGGCGGCTCAGGCATTACTATTTCCGGGGGCGATCAAAATACGCTCACCCCGGGCAACAACCGGGCTGAGGACAACTATATCTTCCATGTAGGCGTTCTTTTGAAGGACAGCAGCGGGGTTTATTGCCAAGGAGTGGGAAATGTAGTATCTCACAATCTGATTCATTCGACCCCGCGCGTGGGGATCTGGTTTGATGGAAATGACCACCAGATCGAATATAACCATGTCTACCAGGTAAACCAGGAGACCCAAGATAGCGGCATAATCTACGGCAGCCAAATTGATTGGACAAAGCGTGGTAGTGTTATTCGGTTTAACTATCTTCATGATAGTGGCGGGTATGGGAGAAGTAGACCGGAAGACCCCTGGCAAAGGCCTTTTGAGACATATGGCATTTACTTAGACGACTGGACAAGTGGTACATCGGTTTATGGAAATATAGTAGCCAATACGACTACCGGCGGTATTCTCATTCATGGCGGCAGGGATAATGTTGTGCAGAACAATGTGATAATCGATGGTGGCTCTCTAGGCCAAATGGTTTACTCAGCTTGGCCCCCCGATCATCCTGTAGCCCAAAAATTGCTTCCTGCAATGTTCACTAAGGTACGGGAAACGCGCTACAAGAAATACCCCGAATTATCGACAATTACGGATATTGCTACCGGTGCGAAAATGTCTGGCAATACTTTTGTCCGGAATATTGTCTATTATAAGGGCCAACGCTCAGTGCTTTACGGTATATACAATGGTATCGACTTAGATACCACCAAATCGGATTATAATGTCATATACCACGCCGGTTTACCATTGCATGTCTTCTTAATACGATCGACCACTCAAATACCTTCCGACGATTGGAGTGCTTGGAGAGATCGGGGGTTAGATACTAATAGCAAGATAGCTAATCCACTCTTTGCCGATCCTGACAAAAATGACTTTAGTCTATTGCCTGAATCCCCGGCCCTGAAGATGGGCTTCAAACCAATTCCAATCGGGGAAATAGGCCCGTACAATAATACATTGCGCGCAACTTGGCCAGTCAATTAA
- a CDS encoding glycosyltransferase has product MTEAHHPDILHLEACNFVDKPMGGQLSFSRQLMKALGSRLALVGLSNSANDPIGSWFDKEINGIVYRFFAIGSDIHAGSKPFIPSRFTNWFQFRRYRDRIFSIGIPNVIVSEHSILMALDARRGGNLCFYSPGVDSPLSISRYPWAVRFAPLFDRLFFRSLNQKANCILAAADELAIADLRRRAGERLRGKNIITFPTRVDTDIFRPADRLVARERLGLPRDHFVVLTTGRIHWAKGWSFLIESFKLFLDRFPGSLLIFLGDGVERKLLEQKASDLGMHRNVVVAGYQPPFSVAVHLQAADLFVMGSLKEGWSTALVEALACHIPIVTTRFSSADTIVRQGVNGFVVDRDVLEFSQAMKKALSLGEITTYVNDIIDRYALKNLERDLFRAWPILPIK; this is encoded by the coding sequence ATGACTGAAGCCCATCATCCTGATATACTGCATTTAGAGGCCTGCAACTTTGTTGACAAACCAATGGGTGGGCAGCTCAGCTTCTCTCGCCAACTCATGAAGGCATTGGGTAGCCGTTTAGCGTTGGTCGGATTGTCGAATTCCGCTAATGACCCGATCGGCTCCTGGTTCGACAAAGAGATCAATGGAATCGTTTATCGATTTTTTGCTATCGGCTCGGATATCCATGCTGGCAGCAAGCCGTTTATCCCGAGCCGTTTTACTAATTGGTTTCAGTTCAGACGATATCGAGATCGGATTTTTTCGATCGGCATTCCCAACGTAATAGTTAGTGAACATTCAATATTGATGGCTTTGGATGCCAGGCGAGGGGGTAACCTTTGCTTTTACAGTCCGGGTGTCGATTCACCCTTGTCCATTTCGCGGTATCCTTGGGCCGTGCGGTTCGCCCCGCTCTTCGACCGTTTATTCTTCCGTTCCCTCAATCAGAAAGCAAATTGCATTCTGGCGGCGGCAGACGAGCTGGCTATTGCAGATTTAAGAAGGCGCGCGGGTGAGAGGCTAAGGGGGAAGAATATAATCACATTCCCAACCCGGGTTGATACCGACATTTTTCGTCCGGCTGACCGCCTTGTCGCGCGCGAAAGGCTTGGCCTTCCAAGAGATCATTTCGTTGTTCTAACTACTGGTCGTATTCACTGGGCAAAGGGCTGGTCATTCCTGATTGAATCGTTCAAGCTATTTCTTGACCGATTCCCTGGTTCATTGCTCATTTTTCTTGGCGATGGTGTAGAGCGTAAATTGCTCGAACAGAAAGCCTCTGATTTAGGTATGCATCGAAATGTTGTCGTGGCAGGGTACCAGCCCCCGTTTTCAGTAGCCGTTCACCTCCAGGCTGCTGACTTATTTGTCATGGGATCATTAAAAGAAGGTTGGAGTACTGCGCTGGTGGAAGCATTGGCGTGCCATATCCCCATCGTGACGACACGTTTCAGCAGCGCGGATACCATTGTTCGACAGGGTGTGAATGGTTTTGTAGTGGATCGGGATGTACTAGAATTTTCACAAGCCATGAAGAAGGCCCTTAGCCTAGGCGAGATAACCACGTATGTCAACGATATAATCGATCGCTATGCTTTGAAAAATCTTGAACGAGATCTCTTCAGGGCGTGGCCGATACTTCCGATAAAGTAG